From the Sebastes umbrosus isolate fSebUmb1 chromosome 23, fSebUmb1.pri, whole genome shotgun sequence genome, the window tctgagagaaaactagacttctgcacctcctcatggctctgttttcaggccttaaacaaatctagcccgtgacgggagactttgaccaatcacaggtcatttcagagagagagagcgttcctattggctgttcattcaacgggaggcagctgtcaatcactcgcaaactccgatcaaactgtcaaactaggcagcgctgatcgaactttctcattttacagctaaacagtacactacaagatgtttctgaaaacattttacgcgagaaataggcattacagtcacagaatattgattcatatttgacagcactcagagacggcaaggctccagctcgactctgattggttgttttcctccggtctgtgaaatcttgcagatgccatatacagtatatatattatgtatctatattaacttttctttaatcatatttgctcctgCTTTAATATTGCATTATCATATAGTTTTGTGATATTGCAAATTAAGCTCAGTGTCACATGACAtcgaatttgtttttttttacactttttttttttgttgaaatgaaacaaatcaGATCAGACATGCTAATCAGTGAGCTTTTAGAGGTGCTGGGGTGGATTTTGGTTACCTTTGCACAGAGGCAGGCCAGCTATTTACCCCTAAACTACCTAACCTTatacaaagaagttaaaacTACCTCCTACTGTAAAAAGCTACAGGTGTAAGATATTGCATCAAATATAACCGCCAAAGGGAGCATTTTTCTTGCAGAGCCTTTTGATAcaataagtacattttgtttatttactttgtAGAATTTGTTATGaaggatttttacttgtaatggagtatttttgaAATTGTAGTATTGCTTCTTCCAACAATGCCTGTTGAATGCATTTATAAAAAGATAATAGCCTGTACTAGATAGTacgtaaggcaaggcaagtttatttatagcaCATCttatacacaaaggcaattcaaagtgctttacatatataaaagcaagataaaagagcacaaagtgcataagataaaaacgaataaaagtataagttaaaagaaaaaaaatttaaaatgataataaaaacaatcaaaagacagtaaagcgcagcatttgatcaattaagaaaagTGTCTGAGAACAGTTTGGTCTTGAGTCTTGAGATTTGGAAGTTTGTTCCACGCTGCTTAAGTAGCGTACGTTAGTTATGTTATTAGTTAAGAATCCTATCACTGTGATGATTACATGGGTTTGAGTTGACAGTCTTGACTGCCCTGGCAAGTTACTGTTCATCATCCTCCCATCTCATCTGTTGTTTCCATCTCAGAGGTCACCACCCAACATGAGAGGCTCTACATGACAAAACTGggtgaacattttgaaatgaaaggttACACTAAATataattacataaaaatgtccTGGTAACTTCCCTGAACAGCCGGCAGAACCAGCTTTAATTAATGCAATGCTGTAATTAAGCACATGATTCAGACCCATGGATCTACAATAAGAGTATAAAAGCCAGACTAACCAGATGGGATGTAGTACAGCAGCTCCAAGCAGACACAGAGGTATATCCAGAAGTGCACTGCTGACTACTGACTCCCAAAAAACAGACACAAGATGAAAGCTGTTGCAGTCTTCGCGCTGGTGCTGTGCGGCCTGGCCGTCAGTCACGCCGGTAAGTTGCTTGTcagattacattattattattattattattattacaaaattAATTGCTGAAACAGTTTAAGGTGAATTAAGACTagagtttttatttaattccatTTTAATGGGAATCGGACGTCATTATCAGCAAGTTTTGAGTAAGATTCAAAACGCAAAATGTAGTATATTACGGTATACAGTCAGACACATAGGTAGACTAATGTTATGTGTTTCATTTTGCCCGATACCGGTAGATTGATTATACATGATTAGCCAGATTcttagagaaagagagatagttACTTGCTCAAACTGATGTCTatgtatatttaataatttgGGGATTGATCCTCCGCCTTTATAGGTGTATACAGCTGTGTATCATCAGCGTAACGGTGGAAATTAATTCCATGACTACGTATAATTTGGTGCGATGTATagggagaagagcagagaggaaagattttatttctttattttattttgatttgtcTCTTCATATATTTTTACTTACTGTTTTTACAACATCTCTGTGTATAGATATATTCTCATTACACATAATCATTTACTACATCCCTGTTtacattctgtttttttttcatttgcaattaCTGCCTACTAcaaatttatattaatttatttgatatattttaacttgcactattttatgtcttagattatatttaaaatggtatattttatgagcattttcTAACCTGAGATCTATCtattttcattgccaacaaCTGCTTCTCTGTAAGTGTTGTgcaaatgggggaaaaaaataacaacaacttAATTTTGTTGCAGTTGCCTGGAAATGCAAAGAGGGTCCACGGCTGTCACGCGCCTGGCAGATTGACGCTTCGGTGGGGGTGGTGTGCGCAACTACCCGGAACTTCTATGCATATACGCTGAATAACGGAAGGTGGACCAGATTGAGCACCGTCAGAGTGAAGCATTGCTCTGTGGGACATTCAGGAATATGGGCGGTTGGCACGCGTAACCAGGTCTACAGATACGTATGTGGCAAGTTGCGACGAGCCAGAGGtaactattgttattattattcttgtTACTTCCACATGAACAAATGCAGTCTGAATGGGTTTTCATCATTACTTTTGTTAGGTTTACTGTATAATACCATAGTGCTGGTGCAGTATAGCACTCCTACTAGGTAGAAAGATCCACAAGGGACAGATTCACTTTGTTTGCAATACACATTTAGTTTGTTGACTAAATTAACTGTACCTCTGTGTGTCTTCAGGAACGAGTATAAAACAGCTGGATTGTGGAGGTGACAGCCATCTTGTGGGAGCAACCTCTGCCAACGTGGGCCAATGTTTGAGAAGAAGGCGAACTTTAGGCTTTGCCGGAACCGGCAGAGTGTCCTGGCAGACCATTCACTCGACATTGAAGTTCAAGCACATCACCTGCAGCCCCAGGGCATGCTGGGCAGTGACCACAGGTCATAGAATCCTCTGCTCAAAGGTTAGACACAGCAGCGCTAGGGAAATCTCACTtttggtggtgttggtgttacTATTAGTACACATGAACCATACACACTCTTTGATTCTGACAATGACTCCATTTATGCTTTTTATTACAGCGCGTGAACCCGAATACCTGCCGATTCTCTGCCTGGAAATCCGTGACTGGGAGTTTGGTGAATATTGAAATTTCCACTGACGGAAGGGTTTTCGGAGTGAACAGACAAGGCCACGTCTACATGAGGTAAGCCAGTATTAACAGCATGGTAATAACATTTGAGAGGATGTTTTTCTTCACACTTTGAGATACAACAGGGTTACAACCTGAAGTATCCAGAGCATTCTAGTATGTATAATATACAGCAAGAACAGTGACAACATTACACCTTATAGAAATAGAGTAATCATTATGTCAGTTAAACTTTAACTAGACTTGTACTTTTTAGTACAAGTCAACATGATGTTAACATTACAGTGCTATAGATCCCTCTATAATCCATCCAACTTTATAGCTTCCAACTGTGATATAAGGCGTGAGTGTAAAAATATGGCCTCTAATTACAGCACTTGAATGAATATATATGCTGTACATACACAAAATTTGAAGCAAAAGTGAATTTTCTGTCAAGgaaaaaagctaaaataatcTTAAAGGCAAGCCTTCATGAATTTCTGCTGATGGAAATGTTAATTAAGATGGTGGTTTTATAGATTTCTCCGGCTTCTTTCTCAACAGATCTGGCATCAGACGTAATCGCCCACATGGCACATCTTGGCGCTACATCCCAATGTGCATGGCAATCAAGCAAGTGAGCTTCGACCTGGGCAAACTTTGGGCCGTCAGCAGATCTGGTACGATCCTGATGTGCAACGTCTAATCCTACCTGTGTGGCAGACGCTTAGTGTGCACCAATCTCTGTTTGTCGTGGAAGATTTAATTTTTTCAGGGACAGGAAGCTCTCTAAATGGTGTTTTGGTTGTCATCCCTATCAAGTTCTATCCTTTCTTCAGATTATTTAGAGTACAGTACCCAGTTCTCTGGTATAACTATTCATCCATCTCCTTGTTATTAGGCTACTACTTATTTTGGCAACAGTGAAAAATTTAGGCTGCAAGAAATAATTGATTCGTTGAAGCAATGTGACCCTTTCTTAAACATCAATGCAAATAAACTCATGAATCAGgacttaaaaatgttttatcaatACATCTCTTAAGATGCTGTAAATTaggcaaatgatttttttttaattcaaacttATTGGACTGTGAAACATAAACATTAAATGAGAATTACAAATGAGAAGTGTAAGAGTAACCTAATGCAGTAAAGATATACCTTTTTAAGATTCTCAGGCATGCATAACCTCCATGTgtcttactactactactttctactgttttctgtttaataaaTGATAAGTAAAGCAAATTCATCTGACTGTTGTCATGCTGCATACAAAATGTTTACGCTGTCGTGAAAAGACAAATTCTAAACATGTTAAAAAAGGAACGGTAAAGTTAGACTgctaaatctatttattttgggCCAATTTATATGTTTGATAGAAGAACATGTTTACTGATTGTGCCCATCAGTGGTAGAGTAGTGTTTTGGGGTCCCAGGCCGTCCTGCAATTTTGCCTTGGtgtcaataataatataagGTTAGATCTGGAGTTTTCAGCAACAGTGCACTCATTTTAAAGTTGAGCTTTTGAACACAAATAATTGGAAAAAAATAGACATTTCAaacaaatactaaataaattaaagctgcaagtactttacttactttatttgtacccatagttagatttgttttgcagcaaaaataaaggATGGCatccgtattgacaataaagtagagcacagacaaaagacagacacaccaaaaaacatgacaaagagcCCTCAAAGACTTGGGATCAGGACCCAGCAAAAAGAAGAccacaagaacaatataaaaaaacactgaaatatcaggacAGAAGACACAATAAATTGACAATAGGAAAACGTTTtccataaatatgtgcaaatgttgctacttatttaaatgaaaaattgcAGCTGGAACAAAGCTGCTCCTGTAGCGCTTTGTTCTAAACCTTGGGACCCTAAACCTCCGACCAGATGGGAGAAGCTGAACCATCTAACTCGTTTTTTCTTGTGTTGCTCTGGAAATGATGTATTGCAAATTTTGtaccacttcctgtgtccactaTGTGGTGCTAGAGAGCACATAATAATTATACAACATGTTGCTGTATATCATGTGTAGACTATGGATGAGTCATGCTTTTTGATTTTTCAAATAGTCgttaagtcataaaaaatgtaatagttAATGCCCATTAGTCccatcttaaaaaatatatatttgtcttGTATTAACCGCAGCAGGCGCTGCCGTCGtaataatttagatattttccaaaataaaagtctcgagaagtgtatgattcaactttttcccatggtcgtGATAGTATCTAATCGGGAGATGAATCGTCCCAAACCCTGGTTTCTATTTGATGAGATGGCACATGGTATGTGGATGGTAATTTAGTTAAATGTGCAAGTTATggcattacagtttttctcaattgtttacacacaaatactggtacttgacacacaatgaccacaacatgtaactcatgcaccaaccccctgaaccaattctgctaaactacaagcacaattcctgctttacactcaaattgcagttctaaaacacacttttttcaaaacactacacacaattctctgcatttggcacaattttcatgaagaaaatctcgttttcacaaggaacacactgtcaatcaaaattctaaagtcaattgccctactatgcacactgactcatcacatgggcaaacacctgtcacacagtgttacaattagcaatcagttgatgcttttcatggctggattcgacatgctaagcgatatttcccccgctgcttggccagggaaaacattgcttgtgatgtggatgaggtgctgtggccagactgaaacagaagagaggatgcagcatagtttttttttttcgtttttttttactgtaactgtatacagtaaattcctctgttgttttgtatgtagaccactgtatgtgcaactttgtgttggttgggatgtacactgtgtacattgtttttgtggggaaaataaaatatatttgttaccgtgtatttgtgtgttctgagtataaaaacaatattctaaaatattttacaacacacttatgtatgtactgtctgtagtaagtgtaacactgaacaaaaaaaaggcctaagtcattatgatgaatggagaagaagtgttttccattcatcatagtgttttacattgagcacatcagtgttcaactggttcttataaatgtctattcatatgatggtttgtgtgtgtcatttgaaaacaaaataccattttgagaagaaataacattgttttgaatgtaaagtttcattttgcaggagaattgaggggttttgcccattgtgtgtgtgttttttgatttgtgtgtagagttctgagagtatgaggcatgctttcagaaaatgtgtgtaaacaatcgagaaaaactgtaatagagGAGAAGCCCTGAGAGACAAGTGAGGAAAAAATAAGCCAGCTAAGCAGAATAAAGCTGTCTGTCATAGATGGATAGATTGACTTTATTGTTACCCAAAGGGGAAATTGCGGTGTTACAGCAACAATTTACATAGATCACAAAAAATATGCCATCACTCACACAAAACACGAGGTCGGTACGAAAAACATCgtattcacaaataaaaaaaaaccactttaaactagataaaaaaaaatatatatatatacaataaaaatagaattGAAGATGAGTATTAAgatatctctctgctctgcaaATTGAAAGTAGAATATGCCTTGTGCATTGCCACTCAGAAGATAGGCCTCCTCTCCCGGCACAgaggagagagtgtgagagttAGGgatagtgaagccagataataAAAAGGTATTAACCCTGGGTGAGTTGAACTCGCTTCATAGAACGGCCTCCGATCTCAGGTGAGATGTTTTGATAAGCTCTTTTTCAAAACACTTTCAGTTTTGAAAATACCGGCCAAACAAGATGTTTCAAATGTATCCACATGATTGGGAACATTGTGTGACTTAGCTGTCAAGTGTTTGAGGTTGGGCAGTGCCAGCTTGGATTTTGTTTCATTAACTTAATCCTTCCTTGttggctttttttctttctattggGTCCATGTTTCAGGTAAGTTCCCTCCTTCTCGGTCGGATGGTAATTCAGTACTTGCTTCACGTATCTAACCCAACATGGTTCAGACAAGTGTGAACTGTGTTGAGTTTCAGCATATCAACACTGAGTTGGGGAACAGAATCAGATGACTTACAGGAACTCTTGCTATATCTTTGTACAGGTCATCTAAAAGGTCATGATCAAATCAAGTTCACAAGAAAGAAGTATACATACTCCAGTTAAATATtctacatacatacagacagctTCCCTGTGATATACTTGATTTTATTTGCAGTAGATTGTATTGTTGTAGTCATTGTACACAAGGCTGTAGTACTCGAGTCTGGACTACTTTCTTGAAGTCTTGCACTTGTCTTGGCCTCGTGCCTTGTTGGACTCTGACTTGTCTTGGCCTCGTGCCATGTTGGACTCGGACTTGTCTTGGACTTGTGCCTTTGTTGGAGTCggacttgtcttggactcgtGCCTTGTTGGACTCGGACTTGTCTTGGCCTCGTGCCATGTTGGACTCGGACTTGTCTTGGCCTCGTGCCATGTTGGACTCGGACTTGTCTTGGACTTGTGCCTTTGTTGGAGTCAGACTTGTTTTGGACCCGTGCCTTTGTTGGAGTCGGGCTTGTTTTGGACTCGTGTCTTGTTAGACTCATGCTTGTCTTGGACTCGTGAGTTGTTGGACTCGGACTTGTCTTGGACTTGTGCCTTGTTAGACTTGGACTTGTCTTGGACTTGTGCCTTTGTTGGAGTCATTAAAGGATTCTGTTATAAATACCATTGAACGTTAATGAAAGATGCCTGTCATCTGTTCAGTACACACCTTTTACTGCAACAtcaacacacaatcacacaggcATGCACACAAAGACAGGCTTCATCTTTTTTCTAAGCGTACAGACACACGGCGGTACGAGTTAGAGATCAAGATTAGGTATCATGTAAAGGTTCTGTGCCCTTTGAATTTTGCTGAATTCTAAACTAAAGTGGGTCATTAACAAATCATGTTGAGAgatgaaaaaacaaagaaacttcTCACCAAAAGGGATTGGAGTCACGTGACCAGCGCTtcggccggtatcagcaatctcttgccatgtattcctatttattcattatttcttttagCATGTTGTGTTtaattgctatattattatactgcaTCTTCAAttgtaggcctataatactctaataatattccaactggaacattatagggttaaggtggtgtgtttgtttatagtgttaatacttaaaggtcccatatcgttctcattttcaggttcatacatgtattttgtatttctactagaacatgtttgtatgctttaatgttaaaaaaaaactttattttcctcacactgtctgcttgaatatacctgtatttaccctctgtttgaaatgctccgttttagcgcatttcaacagaattgcaatggaattgcgttgctaagcaacagtttgggtccatgtttacttcctgtcagcctaTGTTaatcacatacactgcaacaggaaataaactgggacacatttagtatgtttacgttcaaaaccgtgtaatggtctaaatattgtatatttgtgacatcacaaatggacagaaatcctaacgacttgtttcaaacgcacaatttctaaatacgtgctgtgtgtatttctctgtatgttgagcgcttcgatactttcacagtatttatatatcacttaaacctgctttataatataaaagacatgaaaatcttactttttacaatatgggacctttaaagtgctttcctgtgttatttgtagcatCGCTCTGTAATATATTAAAGGATGTCTATAGGCTGGGTGACTGTGGCTtatgccaggatcagact encodes:
- the LOC119482376 gene encoding fish-egg lectin-like, producing the protein MKAVAVFALVLCGLAVSHAGWKCKEGPRLSRAWQIDASVGVVCATTRNFYAYTLNNGRWTRLSTVRVKHCSVGHSGIWAVGTRNQVYRYVCGKLRRARGTSIKQLDCGGDSHLVGATSANVGQCLRRRRTLGFAGTGRVSWQTIHSTLKFKHITCSPRACWAVTTGHRILCSKRVNPNTCRFSAWKSVTGSLVNIEISTDGRVFGVNRQGHVYMRSGIRRNRPHGTSWRYIPMCMAIKQVSFDLGKLWAVSRSGTILMCNV